The Monomorium pharaonis isolate MP-MQ-018 chromosome 5, ASM1337386v2, whole genome shotgun sequence genome includes a window with the following:
- the LOC118645554 gene encoding fatty acyl-CoA reductase wat-like isoform X1 — translation MISEQNMETEIRRTPIQNFYAGQSIFITGGTGFLGKVLIEKLLRSCADISTIYLLIRSKNNKCPNSRLDEIFEKPIYNRVKKEVPNFRQKVVPIIGDLNVEDFGLSANDKSILINKVSVIFHMAANLHFNEEIKVSTAANIEAIATILKLAKHMINLKSFIHVSTVYANCYVDHIEERFYSYPINHKNLITFTRNLPENIIKEKISRIVSQWPNTYTFTKAMAEGFLRYESGDLPVGIFRPGIVLSSASEPLVGWIDNKYGPVGLFMSSLFGLARFQRCDSSTKANLVPVDFTANALIVSAWDVHNQSRRGRDMLIYNFVSPIDGPTWNDYKNSFLDMSKTYPLRNAIYIPLMTFLRYKASYKICIWLGHFLPALFMDIASICINRSPCMCKLYIKIDKFSKAIEPFCNKEWTYSTDNVHAMWDRLNKMDQQLFKFNMIEFNWTKYFIDHYQGLHLYLVKDDGNTLEISRIKYKRFYWIHQMIKVVFVFAVFWITLIIFKKLFI, via the exons ATGATAAGTGAACAAAACATGGAAACTGAAATACGCAGAACGCCAATACAGAATTTCTATGCCGGACAGTCGATCTTCATCACag gagGTACCGGATTTCTTGGAAAAGTCTTGATTGAAAAACTATTACGAAGTTGTGCCGATATTTCCACGATATATCTGCTGATacgatcaaaaaataataaatgcccCAACAGTCGACTAGacgaaatatttgaaaaacct ATTTACAATCGAGTAAAAAAGGAAGTACCGAATTTCCGCCAAAAAGTCGTCCCAATTATAGGTGATTTAAATGTCGAAGACTTTGGATTGTCAGCAAATGACAAGAgcatcttaataaataaa gtATCCGTCATTTTTCATATGGCagcaaatttacattttaacgaAGAAATCAAAGTTTCTACGGCAGCAAACATTGAAGCTATTGCTACCATCTTAAAGCTTGCAAaacacatgataaatttaaag TCATTTATTCACGTGTCAACCGTATATGCGAATTGCTATGTGGACCATATTGAAGAACGATTTTACTCATATCCTATTAATCACAAAAATCTTATTACGTTTACACGTAATTTACCTGAAAATATAATCAAGGAAAAGATATCTAG AATTGTATCACAATGGCCGAATACTTATACATTCACAAAAGCAATGGCGGAAGGATTTCTCAGATACGAAAGCGGAGATTTACCAGTTGGAATATTTCGGCCTGGCATag TTTTATCTAGTGCCAGTGAGCCACTCGTTGGATGGATCGACAATAAGTATGGACCAGTTGGCTTGTTCATGTCTTCACTATTTGGATTAGCAAGATTTCAACGTTGTGATTCTAGTACCAAGGCAAATCTAGTGCCAGTCGATTTCACCGCAAATGCATTAATTGTTAGTGCTTGGGACGTCCATAATCAATCAAG gaGAGGCAGagatatgttaatttataattttgtatcacCAATTGATGGGCCTACTTGGAATGACTATAAAAACTCATTTCTCGACATGAGTAAAACATATCCCTTGAGAAATGCCATATACATACCCTTAATGACTTTCTTACGATATAAAGCAtcctataaaatttgtatttggcTCGGTCACTTTCTTCCGGCTTTATTTATGGATATTGCAAGCATCTGTATAAATCGTAGTCCATg TATGTGCAAGTTGTATATAAAGATCGACAAATTTTCCAAAGCAATCGAACCTTTTTGTAATAAAGAGTGGACTTATTCTACTGACAATGTTCATGCAATGTGGGATCGTCTCAATAAAATGGatcaacaattatttaagtttaacaTGATAGAATTTAACtggacaaaatattttattgatcatTATCAGGGCTTACACCTCTACTTAGTCAAGGATGATGGTAATACTCTAGAAATCAGccgtattaaatataaaag aTTTTATTGGATACACCAAATGATAAAAGTTGTATTTGTTTTTGCTGTCTTTtggattacattaattatatttaagaaattgtttatataa
- the LOC118645554 gene encoding fatty acyl-CoA reductase wat-like isoform X2: METEIRRTPIQNFYAGQSIFITGGTGFLGKVLIEKLLRSCADISTIYLLIRSKNNKCPNSRLDEIFEKPIYNRVKKEVPNFRQKVVPIIGDLNVEDFGLSANDKSILINKVSVIFHMAANLHFNEEIKVSTAANIEAIATILKLAKHMINLKSFIHVSTVYANCYVDHIEERFYSYPINHKNLITFTRNLPENIIKEKISRIVSQWPNTYTFTKAMAEGFLRYESGDLPVGIFRPGIVLSSASEPLVGWIDNKYGPVGLFMSSLFGLARFQRCDSSTKANLVPVDFTANALIVSAWDVHNQSRRGRDMLIYNFVSPIDGPTWNDYKNSFLDMSKTYPLRNAIYIPLMTFLRYKASYKICIWLGHFLPALFMDIASICINRSPCMCKLYIKIDKFSKAIEPFCNKEWTYSTDNVHAMWDRLNKMDQQLFKFNMIEFNWTKYFIDHYQGLHLYLVKDDGNTLEISRIKYKRFYWIHQMIKVVFVFAVFWITLIIFKKLFI, encoded by the exons ATGGAAACTGAAATACGCAGAACGCCAATACAGAATTTCTATGCCGGACAGTCGATCTTCATCACag gagGTACCGGATTTCTTGGAAAAGTCTTGATTGAAAAACTATTACGAAGTTGTGCCGATATTTCCACGATATATCTGCTGATacgatcaaaaaataataaatgcccCAACAGTCGACTAGacgaaatatttgaaaaacct ATTTACAATCGAGTAAAAAAGGAAGTACCGAATTTCCGCCAAAAAGTCGTCCCAATTATAGGTGATTTAAATGTCGAAGACTTTGGATTGTCAGCAAATGACAAGAgcatcttaataaataaa gtATCCGTCATTTTTCATATGGCagcaaatttacattttaacgaAGAAATCAAAGTTTCTACGGCAGCAAACATTGAAGCTATTGCTACCATCTTAAAGCTTGCAAaacacatgataaatttaaag TCATTTATTCACGTGTCAACCGTATATGCGAATTGCTATGTGGACCATATTGAAGAACGATTTTACTCATATCCTATTAATCACAAAAATCTTATTACGTTTACACGTAATTTACCTGAAAATATAATCAAGGAAAAGATATCTAG AATTGTATCACAATGGCCGAATACTTATACATTCACAAAAGCAATGGCGGAAGGATTTCTCAGATACGAAAGCGGAGATTTACCAGTTGGAATATTTCGGCCTGGCATag TTTTATCTAGTGCCAGTGAGCCACTCGTTGGATGGATCGACAATAAGTATGGACCAGTTGGCTTGTTCATGTCTTCACTATTTGGATTAGCAAGATTTCAACGTTGTGATTCTAGTACCAAGGCAAATCTAGTGCCAGTCGATTTCACCGCAAATGCATTAATTGTTAGTGCTTGGGACGTCCATAATCAATCAAG gaGAGGCAGagatatgttaatttataattttgtatcacCAATTGATGGGCCTACTTGGAATGACTATAAAAACTCATTTCTCGACATGAGTAAAACATATCCCTTGAGAAATGCCATATACATACCCTTAATGACTTTCTTACGATATAAAGCAtcctataaaatttgtatttggcTCGGTCACTTTCTTCCGGCTTTATTTATGGATATTGCAAGCATCTGTATAAATCGTAGTCCATg TATGTGCAAGTTGTATATAAAGATCGACAAATTTTCCAAAGCAATCGAACCTTTTTGTAATAAAGAGTGGACTTATTCTACTGACAATGTTCATGCAATGTGGGATCGTCTCAATAAAATGGatcaacaattatttaagtttaacaTGATAGAATTTAACtggacaaaatattttattgatcatTATCAGGGCTTACACCTCTACTTAGTCAAGGATGATGGTAATACTCTAGAAATCAGccgtattaaatataaaag aTTTTATTGGATACACCAAATGATAAAAGTTGTATTTGTTTTTGCTGTCTTTtggattacattaattatatttaagaaattgtttatataa